The genomic stretch GCGGGCCGCCGGGGAGCTGGACCTGCACCTCGACGCGGCTGTCGTGGCCCTGGTACTCCGTGCCGGTCACCCGCCCGGTCAGCCCGCCGTCCGCATCGCGGGCACCGGTGGCGAGGCGCACCTGCTCGGGACGCAGCACGGCAAGCGCTGCGCCGGCGGCGGGGCAGGCGGGATCGAGGGCCAGCCGGCCCAGCGCGGTGTGGAGGACCCCGCCCTCGACGGTCGCGGGGAGGAGCGTGGCCTCGCCGACGAAGGTGGCGACCGCCGCGTCGGCGGGCCGCCCGTAGACCTCGGCGGGCGCCCCCGCCTGGACCACCCGACCCTCCCGGATCACCGCCACCAGGTCGGCGAGGGACAGGGCCTCGGCCTGGTCGTGGGTGACGAGCACGGCGGTCACCCCGGTGGCGCCGAGGATGGCGCGCACGTCCGCCCGCAGCCGGACGCGCAGGGCGGCGTCGAGGGACGAGAACGGCTCGTCGAGGAGCACCACCTCGGGGTCGCACGCGAGCGCGCGGGCGAGGGCGACGCGCTGCTGCTGCCCGCCGGAGAGCTGGTGCGGGTGCCATCGCTCGAGGCCGCCCAGCCCCACCAGATCGAGGAGCTCGGCGACCCGGGCCGCCCGGGCGGCCCGGCGGTGCCGCCCCCTGCCGGTGAGGGCGAAGCCCACGTTGTCGGCGACCGACAGGTGGGGGAACATCGCCCCGTCCTGGGGCACGTAGCCGACCCGGCGGCGCTCCGGCCGGACCCGCCGCCGGCCGTCGTCGACCAGCGAGCCGGCGATGCGGACGCGGCCCTCGGTGGCGGGCTGGAAGCCGGCGAGCACCCGCAGCAGGGTGGTCTTCCCGCATCCCGAGGGTCCGAGGACGCAGGCGAGGCCCCCCCCGGGGATGCGGAGGTCGACGCCGCGGAGCACCGGCGCCGCGCCGTAGGCGGCGTGCAGGTTCTCGATCTCGACCGAGCGGGCCGCCCTCACGACCGTGCCAGCCCGAGCCGGGTCAGCAGGAACACCGGCACCGCCGAGGTGACCACCATCACCGCCGCGTACGGTGCCGCCGCCCCGTAGGCGAGGTTCGAGGTGTAGAGCCAGAACCGGGTCGCCAGGGTCTCGACCCCGGTGGGCCGGAGCAGCAGGGTCGCGGTCAGCTCGGTGGTCGCGGACAGCGAGACCAGCGCCGCCGCCGCACCCAGGCCGGGCAGCAGCAGCGGCACGGTGACCCGGCGGAGCGTTCCCAGCCAGGTCTCGCCCAGCGAGCGGGCCGCATCCTCGAGCTCCGGGGGCACCCGGGCCAGCGCGGCGCGCACCGCGATCAGGGCGAGGGGGAAGAAGAGCACCACGTAGCCGGCCTCGAGGAGCGCGGTGCCCTGGTACAGCGGCCGGAGGTGGTGGATGGCGAAGGCGGCGATGGTCAGCCCCACCGCGACCCCGGGGAGCGCCCGCACCAGGTAGGCGCCCCGCTCCAGGGTGTGCGCCAGCCGCGAGGGGTGGCGGAGCGACAGCAGCGCCACGGGGAGGGCGAGCAGAGTCGCCACCACCGCGGCCCCGGCCCCCAGCAGCAGCGACTCGGCGGTGGCCGCGAACACCGACCCCGAGGGCAGGGTGGTCGAGCTGCCGCGGATCATCCAGTAGGCGATCGACCCCACCGGCACGCCGAGGGCGAGCACCACCAGCACCGCCATCGCCAGCACCGCCAGCGGCGCGGCCCGGCCCAGCCGCACCGGAGCGGCCGGCAGCGCCGCCCGGGTGCCGGGATGGCCGCTCCGGCCCCGCAGGGCGTACTCGCCGGCCAGCAGCATCACCCCCATCAGGCAGAGCACCAGGGTGAGCACCGACGCCGAGGCGGCGTCGAATCCCAGGCTGTACTGGGTGAAGATCGCGGTGGCGAAGGTGCGGAAGCGCAGCACCGCGAAGGTGCCGTACTCGGCGAGCAGGTAGAGCCCGACCACCAGCATCCCGCCCAGGACCGCGGTGCGCACCGAGGGCAGGGTGACCCGGAGGAACCGGCGCACCGGGCCGGCCCCGAGGCTGCGGGCGACGTCGTCGAGCGCCGGGTCGCTGCGCCGGAGCGTCGCCGCAACCGGCAGGTACACCCACGGGTAGAGGGAGAGGGTCATCACCAGCCACGCGCCGCCGAAGCCCTGCACCGACGGCAGCAGCGAGACCCAGCTGCTCCCCGCCACGAACTCGGGGATCGCCAGGGGCAGCACCAGCAGCACCGCGAGCAGGCGGCGGGCGGGGATGTCGGTGCGCTCCACCAGCCAGGCGGCGGCGACGCCGACCACCGCGCAGGCGACGGTCACGCCGAGGGTGAGGGTCACCGTGTTGGTCAGCAGCGTCGGCACCAGCGGCAGGGCGAGCAGGTGCGCCGCCCGGCGCGGGCTCACCGTCAGCGCCTGCAGCACCACCGCGGCGACGGGGAGGAGGAGGATCGCCGTGATCGCGACCACCGAGATCGTCAGCGCCGCCGGCGCCGGCCGGTGCGCGACCCCGCGCGCCCGCACCGGGCGCCGGCCGGCCAGGGACCGCGCCGCCACTAGAGGAGCCCGGCCTGCTGGAGCAGGTCCAGTGCCTCCCTCCCGGTGCCGAGGTCGACCACCGGGCTGGTCAGCTGCGCCAGCGGGGGCAGCCGCGGGTCTGGCACCCCGGGGAGCAGCGGGTACTCCCAGCTCTCGCTGGTGGCGATGATCCGTTGCGCCGGCTCGCTCACCAGGTAGGCGACGAACCGCTGGGCGAGGTCCTGGTGCTGGCCGGAGGCGACCACGGCGGCGCCGGAGATGTCGACGAGGCCGCCCGCGTCAGCCGGGGGGAAGTAGTGGAGCGCGGAGTGGACGCCGCCGTTGCCGACCTCGTCGCGCATCCGGTACCAGTAGTAGTGGTCGACCAGGCCCATGGCGATCTCACCGCGGTTCACCGCCCTGATCAGCGACTCGTTGCTGTCGTAGACCTTCGCGTTGTCCTTGAGGGCGGTCAGCCAGGCGGCGGTGGCCTCGGACCCCCGGGCGCCGACCACCCGGGTGACCACCGGTTGGAAGTCGGTCTCGGAGGGCGCGACCGCCACCCTGCCCTTCATCTCCGGCCTGCCGAGGTCGAGCACCGAGGTGGGCAGGTCCTTCTCGGCGACCGCCTGGGTGTTGTAGACGAGGGCGGCGGCGCGGGCGGAGACGCCCACCCAGTGACCCGCGGCGGAGCTGGCCTGGCGGGGCACGAGCGCCAGCGTCGCCGGTCGCACCGTGGCGAGCAGGTGCTTCTCGTCGAGAATCGAGAGCGAGGGCGGGTTCTCCGCGAAGAACACGTCGGCGGGCGAGCTGGTCCCCTCCTGGAGGAGCTGGTTGGCGAGGTCGGCCTCGTCCCCCGAGCGCACGTGCACCTCGATGCCGGTGCGGTTCTGGAAGTCCTGCACCAGGGCGCCCACGGTCTGCTGGTGCTGACCGCTGTACACGGTGATGGTGCCCGCCGAGCCGACCTGCCGGGCCGCGGTGGTCACCGCCGGCGTCGCCGAGCCGCAGCCCGCGAGCGCGACCACGACCGCGCCGGCGAGCCCCGCCCCGGCCGCCTGGGTGGGTCTTCTCGACGTCATCCCCTGGCCCCCCTCACCGTGCATTTAGTTCGACCTAAGGTCCGGGGTAGCCTAGCCTAACGGGGCGGATGCCGCAAGAGCCTCAGGGAGATCCTGCCGGTCTCGGCCCGAACGGCGATCGCCGAGGCGATGAGCAGCGCCACCGACACGAAGTGAACCCTCGCTGAACGTCGACCGGGCGTCAGCGAGCGGAGGCGGGACCGCCCGGCGCGGGTCAGCTCAGGGAGTAGACCATCCGTCCGCCCTCGCCGGGGCGCATGACCGCGCCCGCACCCTTGGCGATGTGACGAATCGCGCGCCCGGAGACGGGAGTGCCGGCCTGGCTGATCTGCGCGGCGATCTCGCCGGCGGTGGCGGTTCCCAGCTTTCCGATGACGGCACGGACCACGTCCGCGGTCACCGACGCGGGCGTGGCCCGGCCGTTTGCGGACGCGCGCGCGACCCGGCCGGTGCCGTTCGCCGACGCCGCGCGGGAGCGGCCACGAGGTGCCGCACCGCGTGCGGGCCGTGCGGATGCCGGAGCCGGCGACGCGGCGCCCCGTCGCCGTCCCCGCCGGACGGGTTCGGCGCGGGCGACCAGTGCTCGGGCATCACGGAAGAGGTCGATCCCCTCGGCGAGCTCGGCGCGCAGCTGCTCGTTCTCGTCCTGTGCCTGGACGACCGCCTCGCGCAGCGAAACGACCTCGTCGAGCAGTCCTCCGAAACGCGCGAGGAAGTCGTCACCGGCGGTGCGCATCGCGTCGACGTTGACCGCCCGCTTGCGGCGGGTCGGCTGCGCCGGCGCCGCGGTCTGCTGACGGGCTCTCGCCATTCGGAGGCCTCCCAAGACACGAACTGCGTGACCGTATCTGCGGTTTCGCGCGGACTTGATCGGACAACCCGCTCCAGTCCCGCGCATTATGCACCCTTCTCTGGCCGCGAATGCAGTCGCTATGCCGACGTCACATGTCAGCGCCGCCGTGCAGCCCTGCAGAGGTCGGTGAGCTGGCGCATCATCCAGTCCGCCTCGGCGGCGTCCCGGTCGCGCAGCACCGCGTGAACGTTCCGGCCAGCCGTGTCCAGGTGCAGGGTGGCGAGGCGCAGGCGGCGCTGCAGCGGCCCCTGCACCCAGCGGATGCTCTGCACCTTTGCCAGGGGGACGACGTCCGTTGCCCGGCATACCCGGCCGCTCTGGGTGATCGCCGCGCGTCCGTCGAACCCCGCGGCGAGAAAGTGATAGCGGAGCGGGCTCTTCAGGCGGGCCCGGCGAGGCGGCCGGGTGGAGGCCGGGAGCGGCCAGGGCATCACCCGTGAGACCAGCCCCAGCGCCTGATCGCGGGACCCGACCGGCATCAGCGCCCGGGTGACCCGCCGTCCCTCCTGGTCGCCCCGCCGGACCTGGCCCTGGCCGGCGACGTCCACCTCGACGCGGCACCAGCCGGCGGCGCGCCAGACCAGCGGCTCGCTGATGCGCACCGCCTGCACCCGGCCGTAGGGGATCGTCTCGGCGCGGGTCTCCAGCAGTCCCGCCCGCAGCCGAAGCCCGTCGGGGGCCTCGGCCACCGCGAAGTCGAACTCGCTGTTCAGCCGTCTCCAGGCGGTCACCCACAATCCCACCACGGGGGCGAGGAATGCCCCCGCCGCCGGCGGCGAGATGGTCACGACGGTCACCGCCACGACCACGAGGGCGGCACCGGTCAGCCCCAGGGCGCTCAGCGCGGTGGACGCCAGCAGCCGCGGTGCCGGAAGGTGAAACAGCGGAAGCTCGGCGGGAGCGGGCGTCTCCTCGGCGAGCCCGTGGGCGAGGGCGAGCAGCCGGGCGCGCAGGATCTCGGCGCTGCCCTCGGCGAGGTAGGCGAGACGCGCGTCGCCGTGATGCGAGCCCGCGAGCCGCAGGCGCAGCTCGGACAGCCCCAGCACCCGGCCGAGCAGCGGCCGGACGATGTCGACCGCCTGCAGACGGCTCAGGGGGATCTGGCGCGAGTCGCGGCGCACCAGCCCGGTCTCGATGCGCAGGGTGCCGCCGTCGACCCGCCAGCGGGTCACCAGCCAGGAGACGATGGCGGCGACCGCCCCGAACGTGACCAGGGCGGTGAACACCGCCAGGCGCACCCCGGTGCTGCCGCCCCGCGCGGTCGCCTGGGCGGTGACCAGGACGGCCGGGATGACGAGCCGTCCGCCCCGGAGCACCGGGCTCAGGGGATGCAGCCGCACCCAGCCGTCGGTCGCGGGAGGGCTCACAGGCCGGCCGCCCGCGCCTCACCGAGCGCGGCCAGCCGGTCGCGGAGCCGGGTGGCCTCGGCCTGGTCGAGCCCGGGAATGCGGGCGTCGGTGGCCGCCGCGGCGGTGTGGAGCCGCACCGTGGCGAGGCCGAAGGAGCGTTCGAAGGGCCCGGCGACGACGTCGACGAACTGCATCCTGCCGTACGGCACCACCGAGACCCGCCGGATCAGGCAGCCGCGCCGCACCAGGAGATCGTCCTCGCGCTCGTGATAGCCCCAGGCCCGATAGCGTGCCAGCAGGAACCGGTAGGTCATGCCGGCGAGGCCGGCGGTGAGGACGGCCACGACCAGCGCCGCAGGGAGGGCGCCGGCGACCCCCAGGCCCAGGGCCAGGGCCGCGAACGGGGGGACGGCGAGGACCAGCAGCTGGACGAGCCGCAGCCGTGGCACCCGGGTGGAGATCCGGCGCCAGCCGTCCTCGGTGCCGCCGGAGAGCGCGTCCGTGGTCATCGCCGGGGATCATGCCCCACGCGATCCTCAGCGGATCAGGGGTGGCTCACCCGGTCCGGCGGACAGCCCAGCCTCCTCCTCGGCGGCCCAGACTATCGGTTGGCGCCGGAGGTGTGCCGTCGCCGGCCGACACCGAGCCAGCCGAGCCCCATCCGCGCGGTGGTCACCCTCGAGCCCCTGCGGGAATCCCGCACCCCCCTCAGGTCGAGCGCGCGCGGTGCGACGTCGGCCGGGCGGAGCTCGTCGACCCCTCGGAACCGGGCGGCCACCGCCGTGCACGCGTCCAGTGCGGCCGCGTTGTACGCCCACTCGGGGTCGCCGACCACATCCGACCAGGCCATCCCCGACCACTCGACGGAGTCGCCGAGCGTGGTCAGCGCACGGCCGTGCTCGCGGGCGCGCGCCACCAGCACCCGCGTCGTGACCATGCGTGCCGTCATGCTCGTTCTCCCGCCCCAGGGCGTGCCGCGAGACACGACCGCCGCTCGTGCCTCCCCTCGCGCCGTCCACCGCCTGGACGTCACTCCTTGCCCGGGATCCTGACAGATCTGCGGAGAAACGCAAGCACGGCCCGCGGCCCTCTACATGCCCGTCCCACCTATGTGCGGAGCCCCGACACCGGCGATGCGACGCACGTCCGCGAGGTCGTGGACTACGGTGTGTTCGGCCCCTCGGGCCCGGTGTCGAGGTGGTTGTCGTAGAAGCGCTGCAGCTCGGCCAGGTCGAGACGGTCCATCGGGTCGTAGTAGTCCCAGAAGACCGCGGCGAACCGCGGCGTCATCGACGGCCAGGGGATGACGATCACCTTCGCGTACGGCGTGACGCCGGGCCGCGCCTTCAGCCCGGGGTCGGGCGCCTGCCGGCGCAGCCACAGGGTGAGCGACTGGACGTCGGCGTCGCAGCCCTGGGGGCAGTTGTAGAGCACCGCGACGTAGCCGTGCTCGAGGTTGTGGACCCAGTGCTCGGCGGGGACCACGGGGGTGGCGGGATGGACGCCCGCGGTGATCGGGGCCTGGCCGTAGCCGAGGCTGTAGTGGCAGCCGCTGGTGGGCGGGTCGTGCGCGTAGACCACCCGGGTCGGCGGGGTCACGTGATCGTGGGGCATCTCGGGGACGACCTGGGCGTGGTCGGACCCGCCGTTGGTGCGCGGCGGATCGGGGCGGAACGTCCCCAGGCTGCCGGGGCCGTACGAGCAGCCGGCGGTGCCGACCTGGGTCGCGACGCTGGGGCGGGGGGACGGCGACCTCGTGCCGGTGGCGCCGGTGCTCCCGCAGGCGGACAGCGCGGCGATGCCGGCGAGCGCCGCACCCCGTCGGGCGGGAGTGCGCGGTCGGATCATCGGCCGGTCACTGTACCGACCAGCGCCATTGCTCAGGCCGGCGGGCGCGGCGGCGGCATTCCGCCCCAGCGGCGCCGGCCTTTCACCCACCTGGCGCTCATCAACGCGGTGATGCGGATGCGGGTCAGGCCGGCGAGCTCCACTTCCAGGCGGGCTGGCTGGCCGTCACCGCATGGGTCTCCACCGAGAGCACCCGACCGCAGGTGAGGCAGCAGACGAGGCGGCCGGGCCCTCCCGGGCCGGTGTACTCGGCGACCGTCGTCGGGGTCCGGCAGCGCGGACACGCGTCGGCGTGGGGGTCCGCCGCCCTGTTGGCGGAATCCTCGTCGGTGACGTCACCCATGACCAGCCCCCGAGCAGCGCCGGGCCCGGCGTAGGAGCGCCGGTGCCCTCATCCACAATTGTCCCCCCCTGGGGACTGTCAAGGGAAGCGGAGGCGCGCGAGGAGAAGCGCGTGCTGCGCCGCCAGGCGAGGGCCGAGCGCCGCGCCCGCCACCCTGTCTCTCCAGCACGAGGGGTCCGAGCCCTGATCTCCCCCGACGCTGGTAGGGTGATCCGATGAGCGAGCGACGTGAGGTCGCCACCCTCGGTGGCGGGTGCTTCTGGTGCCTGGACGCCGCCTACCGGCGGGTCGAGGGCGTGACCGGCGTGGTCTCGGGCTACGCCGGTGGGCAGGATCCGAACCCCACCTACCAGCGGGTGTGCTCCGGCCGGACCGGCCACGCCGAGGTCGTGCAGGTCGAGTACGACCCCGACGTCATCTCCTACGCGGACATCCTCGACGTCCTCTGGGCGATCCACGACCCCACCACCCCGAACCAGCAGGGCCACGACGTCGGCACCCAGTACCGGTCGATCATCCTCACCCACGACGACGCCCAGCGAGGTGCGGCGGAGGCGTCCCGCGACGCCGTCCAGTCGCTGTGGCCGCGACCGGTGGTCACGGAGATCGTCCCCCTCGAGGTGTTCCACCCCGCCGAGGAGTACCACCAGGACTACTACGCGCGGAACCCCGAGCAGGGTTACTGCCAGGCGGTCATCAACCCGAAGCTCGCGAAGCTGCGACAGCGCTTCGCCGCCCGGCTCCGCGCCGGCGCCTGACCCACCCGAACGACGGGCTCCCCGGCCCCCTGGCTACCATGGCGGCCCGATGTCCTCTGCACCGATCGCACCCGTCGCGTCCGCGGCCGTCCGCCGCCAGCTCCACTGGGTCGCCATCGTGGCGATCGTCGACTTCGTGCTCCTCGTCCCGCTCGCGGGCGGAGCGCTGACCGGCCATCATCAGCTCGCCCGCTCCCTCGGCCCCGTCCACGGAGTCGGGTTCATCATCGAGCTCTTCCTGGCGGTGCGCGGCGCGACCTCGCGCTTCTGGGGATGGTGGTTCCCCGCCATCGTCCTCGTGACCGGGGGGCCGCTCGGCGCGCTGGTCGCCCACCGGGTGGTCAGCTCCCGGCTCAGCGCCGCGGAGGCGGCCACGGCCCGCGAGGTGGCGTAGCCTCAACCTGCGCGGGGCAGCGAGGCCCGCACCGTGGTGCCCCGGCCCGGCGCGCTGCTCACCTGCAGCCGGCCGCCGGCCCGCGCCGCCCGCTCGCGCATCGAGACCAGCCCGAGGTGCCCCGTCGGGACGGCGGCGGGGTCGAAGCCGTCGCCGTCGTCGGCCACCTCGAGGGTCAGCGCGTCCGGCTCCTCCAGCAGCCGCACCGTGATCCGTGCCGGCCGGCCGTGGCGCAGGGCGTTGCGCAGCGCCTCCTGGGCGATCCGGTACAGCGCCTCCTTGGCGGGGCCGGGAAGGTCGGGCTCGGCGCACGGCGGGAACTCCACCACGACGCCGCGATGGCGCGAGGCCATCGCCGCGGTGACCCGCCGGAGCGCGCCGCAGAGCCCGTCGTCGAGCAGGTGGCGGGGATGCAGCTCGACGAGCAGCTCCCGCATCTCGGTGAGGGCGGCGTCGGCCATCGCCACCACCTCCTCGAGCGCGGCGGCGGCGGCCTCGGGATCCCCGCCCCGCCGCAGCATCGCCAGGGTCGAGCGGGTGCCGAGGGCGACCCCGTAGATCGCCTGGCTCACCGAGTCGTGGAGCTCGCGGGCGAGCCGCTCGCGCTCCTCCTCGACGGCGCGGGTGCGGGCGACGAACTGGGCCACGGCCTCGGCCACCGAGCCGAGGTGGTCGATGACCGCAGTCCCCAGCGGCGAGCAGGAGAACAGCGCCATCACCCCGACGGTGCGGCCGTCGACCACCAGCGGGTGGCCGGCGAAGGCGACGATGCCGGTGGCGCGCGCCCACTCGGGGTGGTCGATGCGCGGGTCGTGGACGACGTCGTTGGTCATCATCGGCCGGCCCTCGGCGGCGATGCTGCCGATCTTCAGCTCACCGACCCTGACCGTGCCGTGCGGGCCGTCGAGGTGGGTGTACAGGCCGGCGCTGGCGCGGAGCACCAGGGTCTCGCCGTCGGGCTCGAGCACCCAGACCCGGGCGAAGGCGGCGTCGAGCCGGTCGACGATCGCGACCGCGCACCGCTGCAGCACCTCCGACATCGGCCCGCCGCGGGCCAGGGTGGTCCCGCAGTCGGCGAGCAGCGCGGTGAGCCTGCGGTAGTCGTCCGGCGGTCCTGGCATGATGCCTCCATGATCCGGGTCGTGGTCGTCGATGACCACTGGGTGGTCCGGCAGGGGCTGCGGCTCTTCCTCGACCAGCAGGACGGCATCCGCGTGGTCGGCGAGGCCGCCGACGGCGAGGAGGCGCTGGTGGTGGTGGAGGCCCTCCGTCCCGACGTGGTGCTGATGGACCTGCTGATGCCCCGGCTCGACGGCGTCGAGACCACCCGCCGGATCAAGCAGCGGTTCCCGCGGGTGGAGGTGGTGGTGCTGACCACGGTCGTCGACGGCGAGGCGGTGGTCGGCGCCATCGGGGCCGGGGCCACCGGGTACCTCCTCAAGGACTCCCGCGGGGACGCGCTGGTCACCGCGGTGCGCGCCGCCGCCGAGGGCAGGGTCGAGCTCTCGCCCGAGGCGGCGCGGCGGCTGGCGACCTCCATCCGGCCGCGGCGGGCGGCCGAGCCCCTGACCCCGCGCGAGCGGGAGGTGCTCGGGCTGGTCGCGGAGGGGCTGGCGAACAAGGAGATCGGCGCCCGGCTGGGCATCGCGGAGAAGACCGTGAAGGCCCACGTCACCCGGGTGCTCGACAAGCTGGGGGTGCGGAGCCGCACCCAGGCGGCGCTGGTCGCGGTGCGCTCCGGGGCGGGCGGGCTCGAGGTGCCCGGCGGCGCCCCCTGAGGCCGGACCCCGACCAAGGTCCCATGCCGGTGCCGACCCCGGTCGCTGGTGCCGGTGGCGGCGGTGGCGCAGACTGGAGGCATGACCGTCGCGAACCGTGTCGTCACCCGCCGCACCCGTCCCGCGGGGCGCGTGGTGGCCGTCCTCCAGGGCTGGGAGCGCCGGCTCGGCGCCGACCGGCCCGGTCGCAGCGGCCTGGTGTGGCTGGGACCGCTGGTCTGCGCCGCCGGCGCCTTCGTGATGCTCGCCTGGTTCGCGCACAGCGGTGGGCTGGGGGTGGAGCAGTG from Candidatus Dormiibacterota bacterium encodes the following:
- a CDS encoding response regulator transcription factor — translated: MIRVVVVDDHWVVRQGLRLFLDQQDGIRVVGEAADGEEALVVVEALRPDVVLMDLLMPRLDGVETTRRIKQRFPRVEVVVLTTVVDGEAVVGAIGAGATGYLLKDSRGDALVTAVRAAAEGRVELSPEAARRLATSIRPRRAAEPLTPREREVLGLVAEGLANKEIGARLGIAEKTVKAHVTRVLDKLGVRSRTQAALVAVRSGAGGLEVPGGAP
- a CDS encoding PH domain-containing protein, producing MTTDALSGGTEDGWRRISTRVPRLRLVQLLVLAVPPFAALALGLGVAGALPAALVVAVLTAGLAGMTYRFLLARYRAWGYHEREDDLLVRRGCLIRRVSVVPYGRMQFVDVVAGPFERSFGLATVRLHTAAAATDARIPGLDQAEATRLRDRLAALGEARAAGL
- a CDS encoding ABC transporter permease subunit, with translation MAARSLAGRRPVRARGVAHRPAPAALTISVVAITAILLLPVAAVVLQALTVSPRRAAHLLALPLVPTLLTNTVTLTLGVTVACAVVGVAAAWLVERTDIPARRLLAVLLVLPLAIPEFVAGSSWVSLLPSVQGFGGAWLVMTLSLYPWVYLPVAATLRRSDPALDDVARSLGAGPVRRFLRVTLPSVRTAVLGGMLVVGLYLLAEYGTFAVLRFRTFATAIFTQYSLGFDAASASVLTLVLCLMGVMLLAGEYALRGRSGHPGTRAALPAAPVRLGRAAPLAVLAMAVLVVLALGVPVGSIAYWMIRGSSTTLPSGSVFAATAESLLLGAGAAVVATLLALPVALLSLRHPSRLAHTLERGAYLVRALPGVAVGLTIAAFAIHHLRPLYQGTALLEAGYVVLFFPLALIAVRAALARVPPELEDAARSLGETWLGTLRRVTVPLLLPGLGAAAALVSLSATTELTATLLLRPTGVETLATRFWLYTSNLAYGAAAPYAAVMVVTSAVPVFLLTRLGLARS
- a CDS encoding iron ABC transporter substrate-binding protein — its product is MTSRRPTQAAGAGLAGAVVVALAGCGSATPAVTTAARQVGSAGTITVYSGQHQQTVGALVQDFQNRTGIEVHVRSGDEADLANQLLQEGTSSPADVFFAENPPSLSILDEKHLLATVRPATLALVPRQASSAAGHWVGVSARAAALVYNTQAVAEKDLPTSVLDLGRPEMKGRVAVAPSETDFQPVVTRVVGARGSEATAAWLTALKDNAKVYDSNESLIRAVNRGEIAMGLVDHYYWYRMRDEVGNGGVHSALHYFPPADAGGLVDISGAAVVASGQHQDLAQRFVAYLVSEPAQRIIATSESWEYPLLPGVPDPRLPPLAQLTSPVVDLGTGREALDLLQQAGLL
- a CDS encoding GAF domain-containing sensor histidine kinase translates to MPGPPDDYRRLTALLADCGTTLARGGPMSEVLQRCAVAIVDRLDAAFARVWVLEPDGETLVLRASAGLYTHLDGPHGTVRVGELKIGSIAAEGRPMMTNDVVHDPRIDHPEWARATGIVAFAGHPLVVDGRTVGVMALFSCSPLGTAVIDHLGSVAEAVAQFVARTRAVEEERERLARELHDSVSQAIYGVALGTRSTLAMLRRGGDPEAAAAALEEVVAMADAALTEMRELLVELHPRHLLDDGLCGALRRVTAAMASRHRGVVVEFPPCAEPDLPGPAKEALYRIAQEALRNALRHGRPARITVRLLEEPDALTLEVADDGDGFDPAAVPTGHLGLVSMRERAARAGGRLQVSSAPGRGTTVRASLPRAG
- a CDS encoding DUF3105 domain-containing protein, with amino-acid sequence MIRPRTPARRGAALAGIAALSACGSTGATGTRSPSPRPSVATQVGTAGCSYGPGSLGTFRPDPPRTNGGSDHAQVVPEMPHDHVTPPTRVVYAHDPPTSGCHYSLGYGQAPITAGVHPATPVVPAEHWVHNLEHGYVAVLYNCPQGCDADVQSLTLWLRRQAPDPGLKARPGVTPYAKVIVIPWPSMTPRFAAVFWDYYDPMDRLDLAELQRFYDNHLDTGPEGPNTP
- a CDS encoding PH domain-containing protein, translated to MSPPATDGWVRLHPLSPVLRGGRLVIPAVLVTAQATARGGSTGVRLAVFTALVTFGAVAAIVSWLVTRWRVDGGTLRIETGLVRRDSRQIPLSRLQAVDIVRPLLGRVLGLSELRLRLAGSHHGDARLAYLAEGSAEILRARLLALAHGLAEETPAPAELPLFHLPAPRLLASTALSALGLTGAALVVVAVTVVTISPPAAGAFLAPVVGLWVTAWRRLNSEFDFAVAEAPDGLRLRAGLLETRAETIPYGRVQAVRISEPLVWRAAGWCRVEVDVAGQGQVRRGDQEGRRVTRALMPVGSRDQALGLVSRVMPWPLPASTRPPRRARLKSPLRYHFLAAGFDGRAAITQSGRVCRATDVVPLAKVQSIRWVQGPLQRRLRLATLHLDTAGRNVHAVLRDRDAAEADWMMRQLTDLCRAARRR
- a CDS encoding ABC transporter ATP-binding protein encodes the protein MRAARSVEIENLHAAYGAAPVLRGVDLRIPGGGLACVLGPSGCGKTTLLRVLAGFQPATEGRVRIAGSLVDDGRRRVRPERRRVGYVPQDGAMFPHLSVADNVGFALTGRGRHRRAARAARVAELLDLVGLGGLERWHPHQLSGGQQQRVALARALACDPEVVLLDEPFSSLDAALRVRLRADVRAILGATGVTAVLVTHDQAEALSLADLVAVIREGRVVQAGAPAEVYGRPADAAVATFVGEATLLPATVEGGVLHTALGRLALDPACPAAGAALAVLRPEQVRLATGARDADGGLTGRVTGTEYQGHDSRVEVQVQLPGGPLTLAARGGGVTRPEPGAAVTVEIPGPLWAMSGRPVTVPILRTPPSPSPAARP
- the msrA gene encoding peptide-methionine (S)-S-oxide reductase MsrA, yielding MSERREVATLGGGCFWCLDAAYRRVEGVTGVVSGYAGGQDPNPTYQRVCSGRTGHAEVVQVEYDPDVISYADILDVLWAIHDPTTPNQQGHDVGTQYRSIILTHDDAQRGAAEASRDAVQSLWPRPVVTEIVPLEVFHPAEEYHQDYYARNPEQGYCQAVINPKLAKLRQRFAARLRAGA